The sequence TTGATGGACGCATCCTAGGCGGCAAAGCATGACGTGTTTTGTCCTGCACCAGAAGCTTTGGAGGCGATGTGTTGCCCTTAGTACTTCCTTAACAAATCCAGCAGTGTTGGTTCATATAGAACTTGAAATTACCTATCTGCCACGGGGATGTACTGCCCTCAGTACTCTCTCAACAAATCTAGCAGTGTAGGTTCTCTGGTGCACTAAGTATTTCCGGCAGCAATGCCTGCTTATATATTTCTGCTTTCATGTGTTAAACCTTACAGTCTGGTACTATTTCATGATAATATGTGAATTGAAAGAAAGGTTCAACTATTTGTTATTTTAGCTGAGTTTAATTTCTTATTCTCATTTAGTTCAAATTCGTATTCTACTTCAGTTCAATTTCTAAAATTTTGTTTAGTGTTATACATACCCAAGACTAGAACTCTTGGATGATTACATTAGatgagttaattaattaactatgtTTTCCAACCTCAGGTGCAACCTTGCCAACAGCATGTTGGCGGTTCCTCTGTTTCTCTTGTTGTTGCTCCAAGCCGCAACACCTCATGTCGTCATCATCTCTACAGTGCCACCGCTCCAACCTGTCCCCTGTCACAGCCCCACCACTCGTTGTCGATGCACTCCAACCCGAGGACCTCCAAGATGGAGGTCGCCTCGCAGCCTAGTGATGAGGTAACTCATCTTCCTTGTGCGTCCTTCGCCCACTGTGCACCCTATTGCCCTCGACCTCCTTCCTCACAGGCATGCTACCccaacttttatttttattttcagttTAACTTGTGTGTTCTTTTCAGTGCATTATGCTTTAAATGTGCACAGTCCTGAGGCAAAATGATACATTTTAGTTTGCTTTGCCGCAAGGGCATTGCTGAAACTTAACTTCTGTCTAAACCTATAACCATCCATTTCGAAAATAGATGCTACTTTCTTTCCATGGATCCTTAATAAACACCATATGGATGGCTAAACTTATTTGCTCTAGTCATCCCTGGTGCCCTTGCTGAATAAAAACCACCAGGAATAGAAAGCAAATAGCTTCTGTCTAAACTTATTTGCTCTAGTCGCCATTCCCTCCGGCGACACCGGCTCCTCCACCCCCATTGCAGTGCTCTAGACGTCATCCTAGAATAGCAAGGATGACTTGGTACTCACTGGGATTCCCTGCAGTGGCCAAATCGCTCTGCTCGTGATCTCCGCCGCCATCAGCTCCACTTCATCGGAGCAATCAGTCTAGAGGAGGAGGTGTAGCTGGTCCACACGATCTCCGAAGTCTTATTCCACCTCCAAAAAATTTCTTTTTGATTTCTATTCTTCGTCACAGGTTCAGTTCTATTACCTCGGTGCAAAATGTGCCAAAAAGATCAGTTCAGACTTACTAAATGTCCATATTGTACATAGTATTTGTAGTCTTAAATTTCTGGAAAACAAGCTTCCATACAAAGAAGGTTCAGTACAAGAAAAATGGGTCAGTCAGTTCATCCATATGCAAACCCTCTTAACGAAATGTATCCCTGGAGTTCCTTCCACGACGCCTCGACCTCCTGTTCAGCCATTTATTCTTGCCATCCACCACGCCATCAGGAACACGATTGGTGAGAAACACCTTCGTGCTCCTCTCCTACTCTTCGGTTCACATACTTCCATCGATGAAGGCCATTTTTCTTGTAATCTAGATTTTGATCCAACTAAAAGTTCATGAGTTCTTCGGGGGACTGCTCATAGATGCAAAAAagagacatagagagagagagatgcaaaaaagagacatagagagagagagagaggctactACAATTCACATGGGGGATGCTTTGTTGTGCAGGATTTGGGGGGTGCCTAGTCTGGCAAGGGTTTTCAAGTATAACATGTGTGATAGTGGCAATTTTCAAAAACATTAATAGTTCAAGTACATAAGAAACATAAGTCCACTCTGTAAAAACAACAGTAGACGTAGAAAGTTCAGTTTTGCTATATACGATTGGTAATGCCGAAGTTTTGCTATATACGATTGGTTTCGATTTCGGCAGTAAAATATGCAAACAATTTAAAAGTACTCAAGTCCAAGTTGCAAACCAGTAGCAGTCCTATAATGCAACATGCATCAAATTCGAAAAAATAGCAAACCTGACTTGAAGCAAATTCGCAGCTGGTTGTTTATCTCGTAGCTCATCGTTTCTAATATAAGCCAATGCTTCTATTCTAAtctagttttttttattttgtagCTCACTTTTTCTAATATAATTTAAAAGTCAACTAGATGAAAAATTCTCTGTGTTAGCGATCAGTACTAGTGCTCATTAGTACGGCAAGCAGCAGTACTGATTAGTATGACTTACACAAATACTAGTACTCATTAGTAATTTCTTAATATTAAAGATGAGCAGTAAAAGATACAAGTTGCAGTTCCATGGCAACCTGTCTCAGATCCTTTTCAGGTTCAGGTAATAAATGTTTGGTATTCTTATATACTTGCATCAGTTCAGACTCGCGGATATAATAAGTTGAGGGAAAACCCATACAAAAGTTCAAAGTTGAGAAACAGGGGTTCTTTGTTTCAATGTTCGCTAGTGTATGCAGATTGGTTTGCATGCATTTCATAGTTGGATGGCTACTGATCTCTATAAAACCTTGGAAGCAGTGCTTGCATTACTAGTCCAACCATACTACGTAAAACTGAATGTACCTAGCTAGTTCAATAACATCATCTCCTTGTGCAAAAAAGTAGTTAAAAAGGTCGAAGTGACAGCTGCTTCAGAATGTCgcacaaaaatatatttatctgtaTTTGCCTTTTTCATGTTGAATTATTCGAAGTAAAACAAAAATAGCTCACTTTTGCGACTTTAATCATTTGAAAATCTACATGCCTGTAGTTCGAGGACGGACTCCCCAGGTTCTCCAGCAGCAAAGTTATCGCACAAAGTTGAACTTGCTGCTACACCATCTTCACCAAGTCAAACTTGCAACAGCCAGGGGGTCCACAATCGTTGGGAGTTGTCCAAGTTGAGCTATGACCGCAGTCCAAGTGTTACTCCGACCACCATCTTCACCCAGCGCTGCACCCATTGAGCACCCTCACAGTGAGAACGCCATCTCATTTTCTTTGAACATTTTCTTTCTGATTCATGCTCGCTGATGGATCAACTACTATTCACTTAGTTTGTACTCTCTGAACTGTGGCTGGGGTTCTTCGCGCGCTAGGACCGTTGCCGGCCCCGTATAGCAAAGTCCTTGGCCCACTACATGCCCTGCTGCCCTCGACCTCCCTCTCACAAGCATGCTACCCCAACTTTCATTTTGATTCTCAGTTCAAGTTGTGTGTTCTTTCGTTGCATTGTGCTTTAAATGTGCAAAATCTTGAGGAAATCCTGAAATATTATGTGTGCAATAAAGGTAATTAAGTGCCTTTAGAAATGACAGTCCATCCCAGACTAAGCAAACAATACATGTTAGTGTTGGTTTTTTAAGAGAATTTAGTATTAGTTGATCAACATTTTGATGCTTTTCACTATGTCTGCACTTCGTTATAGTTAAGCATTGATCCATTTCTCATCTGCAAGTAAATAATGATCTTGCACTTCATTATAATGCCCTCCCCCTCTGTTTCTCTTCCTCTCTAAATCCCCTTTCTGTCACTAATTTATTTTCTCCCTGAATGCAGCACGAGGGAGGCTGGAGTGACTACAGATCGGTGACAAGAGCCACTTCAGTTCTGTTGTTCGTGTATTGGAAGTACATATCCTCTATCTGGGCAGGAGATAGAGGTAATTTCTCCCCTAATGCAACCTATTTTGTAAGTAGCCTGAGACCCATCATGTCCTATATACAGATTCAGAGTTTAACACATCAATGGAAGTTTGTTCTGAAAACTGAAATTGTTCTGGATGTACTGATAAATTAGTTGTTAATTATTGTAGTGTTTCGTTCTTGCGGAATAAAAATAAGATGTATGGGTTACTTCTTGGCCCAGCTGAGAGAACCCTCATGTTGAAAAGTATAAAGAAGTTTTGAAGCAATTCCTAGTGTCTTTAGAAGCATTCATGGTTAAAAGCAACGACAATCTCCTCCGTTAAAGTTGAGCACTGGTCATCGTCCAAGTTGAGCGCTAGATGCTGTCCAAGTTCAAAGAGGGTTGTATGCAAGTACAAAAGTTTGTTTTAGTGAGAAAAATGCGGGTTTTTGGACAATATTCTGTATGTTTGATTTGCTCAACCTTAGAACTTGGACATATCCACTCTATTTTTCTGTGATGAAGGCACACATGAGACCATGTGCAATGGTTATCCCCCTATTTTGTTTCTTCAAATGTTTATTTTGTTTCTTATAATGTGTTGTTCCCCTGTTCGACCTTCAGAATCAGTACAAACACTCGAATCAGTACAACGAAATGACAGTATCAGTACAAACGCTCGAATTCATCAATACACATCAGAATTGGTACAAACGCTCGAGGACAGACAAAATACACATCAGAATCAGTACAACGAAATGACAGTATCAGTACAAACGCTCGAATTCATCAGTTCAACAATACTAACATGATGGCGTGATGAACTACTAAAAAGAATAATATCCCCCTCATAAAAATACAATCGGCCCCCTAGGAACAGAGGGTCCATGACATGTTGTCCATGCCGAGGGTgaacttcacaaaaaaattcataACAAAAACATCGCTAGCTAGCGATAGGCACACAAGAAAGAGGTCAGAGACAAGGAACGATACCTTTTCTAAAGGAAGCTTGCTCAAACTCAGCCTTCTCGTTGTTAAATCTTTCACTCTATTATGGGCAATTCTCAGCTTCTTTTTATTAACCGGAAAATTCATTCTATTACTAAACACACGCACCGATCTCGCTGGCGACCAGCATCGAAACACAGTCTGGAGCCTACTCGATCCACGAAAGATCAGCAGCTCTTGCCCTGAAGCCAAATGCGGCTAGTTCATGGGACACCTTATTACAATCCCTTTTACAAAAATTGAAACTAAATGGCTCAAAGTTTGCATGACATACACTATGCGTCTCGTGTAACAGGACGCCAATCGTGGCCCGGTCGTAATCATCAGAGTTCAGAGCTTGGACAAGGACCTTGGAGTCAGATTCAGGTACCACCCtgtgtgggccaaattcagcactCACTTCTGCTGCCCTCAAACCTGTCATCGTCTCGGCATGCAGAGGTCCCGAGATGTGCTGCATATATCCATCTGGACGCCAAGAAATCACCTTGATCTGAATGAGAAACACACCCCCAGGCCCCCTTTCCAGTATCTGCATAAAAGGCAGCATCAAAGTTAACTTTGACAAAGTCAGCAGGCGACCGCTGCCAAATTTCCTTCGACTCATTAGTGGCTTGCTTGGGCTGAACAACAGCCTGCTTGAAGTCCTGAATATGCTGACGGAAATGGGTAGCACATCAGCGCACTTGCGCCTAGACATACATTGACAAGTGCTCAGAGAATACCACAGAACTATGGACAACGGAGGTAGAGAGCAAAAGGGTGCACACTTAAACATATATCTTTACAACAAACTGTagtttttcaacaagattttttAGTAACGGGGCATCCAACCAAAGCACGCCACCCTTTTTTCCTACAAACATAAGTAAAATGAACCTCAAGAGCAAATCACTAGCGGACTGCATTTGCACTTCCATTTTATCTACAGAAAAGCACAAAATAGTGAACTGCAGTAGACGACGACATGAACCTCTCATCGTTGTGCTTGCAGGAGGCCGTTGGGGGAGAACGGTCGGTGGCGCCGGGTGGACAGGGTCATTGGCCCCGCACGGGGTGAGGAACGGCCAGAACAGAGCTCCGCCGGCCAACCGGCCACGGGCTCGGTATCGGGAGGCTCCGGGGTCACGCGCCCGACCAGAACGGAGCTCCGCCGACCACATGGCCACG comes from Triticum aestivum cultivar Chinese Spring chromosome 5B, IWGSC CS RefSeq v2.1, whole genome shotgun sequence and encodes:
- the LOC123112179 gene encoding uncharacterized protein; translation: MGDGGPERWRRSRGRPPAATSQDINAPKIRGCANDFMLILERGPGGVFLIQIKVISWRPDGYMQHISGPLHAETMTGLRAAEVSAEFGPHRVVPESDSKVLVQALNSDDYDRATIGVLLHETHSVCHANFEPFSFNFCKRDCNKVSHELAAFGFRARAADLSWIE